Proteins from a genomic interval of Kozakia baliensis:
- a CDS encoding zinc-binding dehydrogenase, with the protein MTSSAEKAERLKALGADHIVNYRDVSNWGRYIKDDITRGAGVDCVVEVGGPATINQSLDAVRWGGEVVLVGFLSSDNPGIDYFHLKGSGAVVRSVAVGGRPMLEDLVRACSASGLKPVIDSVFPFAHVREAFEHLMTGSHVGKIVITLMD; encoded by the coding sequence ATAACGTCCAGCGCGGAAAAGGCCGAACGGCTGAAGGCATTGGGGGCGGATCATATTGTCAATTACAGGGATGTTTCGAACTGGGGGCGATACATCAAGGATGACATCACCAGGGGAGCAGGCGTGGACTGTGTCGTTGAAGTCGGTGGTCCTGCGACAATCAACCAGTCTCTCGATGCTGTTCGTTGGGGTGGAGAGGTTGTGCTGGTCGGATTTCTGAGCAGTGACAATCCGGGAATTGACTATTTCCATCTCAAAGGCAGCGGCGCAGTTGTCCGTTCTGTCGCTGTGGGTGGCCGGCCGATGCTGGAAGACCTTGTGCGTGCATGTAGCGCGTCCGGCCTGAAGCCTGTAATCGACAGTGTCTTTCCCTTTGCCCACGTGCGGGAGGCATTTGAGCATCTCATGACCGGTAGCCATGTCGGGAAAATCGTCATTACTCTTATGGACTGA
- a CDS encoding metal/formaldehyde-sensitive transcriptional repressor, protein MPHTPEAKAKTIARVRRIKGQAEALERAIEAGTECAPLLQQIVALRGAANGLMSEVMESYLQESFASQSPATHGCDPDEQDAKISEILKIVRRYFK, encoded by the coding sequence ATGCCACACACACCAGAAGCCAAAGCGAAAACGATTGCGCGAGTTCGCAGAATTAAGGGTCAGGCCGAGGCGTTGGAGCGTGCGATAGAAGCAGGGACTGAGTGTGCCCCTCTTTTACAGCAGATCGTCGCTCTGCGTGGCGCGGCCAACGGACTGATGTCTGAGGTTATGGAAAGTTACCTTCAGGAGTCCTTTGCTAGTCAAAGCCCGGCTACCCACGGCTGTGATCCCGATGAACAAGATGCCAAGATTTCTGAAATATTAAAGATCGTAAGAAGATACTTTAAATAA
- a CDS encoding NAD-dependent succinate-semialdehyde dehydrogenase translates to MSFYQTLNPTTETVERTFELHTAAQMKAIVDRADHVWKTDWKKRDIAARKVIMSKAADLLRRDRVAHARLIATEMGKALPDALEEIDITADILSFYANGAEKFLAPTHLKVKEGHAKIINQPLGVIYCIEPWNFPYYQLARVAGPNLMAGNVVIAKHAPNVPQCALAFEKLFHDAGAPAGVYTNIFLDNDQSAELIKDFRIRGVALTGSERAGQTVAAEAGAALKKDTMELGGSDAFIVLDDADLELAVKWATWGRFANNGQVCTAAKRMIVHEKVYDAFLAGLKKAITQFRIGDPLAEGTTHGPMSSKKALDTALAQTDEAVKAGATLVAGGKRMDRKGFFMEPTILTNVSKDNPVFYQEIFGPVAVVHKVASEHEAIELANDSPYGLGGSVFSRDLARAEKVAEAVETGMMFINTATAAAPELPFGGIKNSGFGRELSFLGIEEFINRKLIRVA, encoded by the coding sequence ATGAGTTTTTACCAGACCCTCAACCCGACCACGGAAACCGTGGAACGCACGTTTGAACTCCATACCGCCGCGCAGATGAAGGCGATTGTCGATCGCGCGGACCATGTGTGGAAGACCGACTGGAAAAAGCGTGACATCGCGGCCCGTAAGGTCATCATGTCAAAGGCCGCCGATCTGCTGCGCCGCGACCGTGTGGCCCATGCGCGCCTGATCGCGACCGAAATGGGCAAGGCGCTGCCTGACGCGCTGGAGGAAATCGACATCACCGCCGACATCCTCTCCTTCTATGCCAATGGCGCGGAGAAATTCCTCGCTCCCACGCATCTGAAGGTCAAGGAAGGCCACGCAAAGATCATCAATCAGCCGCTGGGCGTGATCTACTGCATCGAGCCCTGGAACTTCCCCTATTACCAGCTTGCCCGCGTGGCGGGGCCGAACCTGATGGCGGGCAACGTGGTCATCGCGAAACACGCGCCCAACGTGCCGCAATGTGCGCTGGCCTTTGAAAAGCTTTTCCATGACGCAGGGGCACCTGCTGGCGTCTATACCAACATCTTCCTCGACAACGATCAGTCCGCCGAACTCATCAAGGATTTCCGTATCCGCGGCGTCGCCCTGACCGGCAGCGAACGCGCGGGCCAGACGGTCGCGGCCGAAGCGGGGGCGGCGCTGAAGAAGGACACGATGGAACTGGGTGGCAGCGACGCCTTCATCGTGCTGGATGACGCGGACCTTGAACTGGCAGTCAAATGGGCGACATGGGGCCGGTTCGCCAATAACGGGCAGGTCTGCACGGCGGCCAAGCGGATGATCGTGCATGAAAAAGTCTATGACGCCTTCCTCGCCGGTCTGAAAAAGGCGATCACGCAGTTCCGCATCGGCGATCCGCTGGCCGAGGGCACGACCCATGGTCCGATGAGCAGCAAAAAGGCGCTGGACACTGCGCTGGCGCAGACTGACGAAGCCGTTAAGGCAGGGGCAACTCTAGTGGCTGGTGGCAAGCGGATGGACCGTAAGGGCTTCTTCATGGAACCGACCATCCTGACTAACGTGTCAAAGGACAATCCGGTCTTCTATCAGGAGATTTTCGGTCCTGTCGCAGTCGTGCACAAGGTCGCCTCAGAACATGAAGCCATTGAACTGGCCAATGATTCACCCTATGGCCTCGGCGGATCCGTGTTTTCCCGTGATCTTGCACGCGCCGAAAAAGTGGCTGAAGCGGTCGAGACCGGCATGATGTTCATCAACACGGCCACGGCCGCAGCCCCCGAACTGCCTTTTGGCGGGATCAAAAATTCGGGTTTTGGCCGCGAACTGTCCTTCCTGGGCATCGAGGAGTTTATCAACCGCAAGCTGATCCGCGTTGCCTGA
- a CDS encoding alkene reductase, with translation MSSSSLFDPVQLGGLSLENRIFLPPLTRCRSTQPGDIANALMAEYYAQRTQAGFLITEGTQIEPRGQGYAWTPGIYSPEQIAGWKLVTDAVHAKQRPIFAQLWHVGRVSHRALQPGHEAPIAPSAVAATGVNVFIPTGPGTGKLVPPDTPRALSIPEIHELVEMYAQAARNALSAGFDGVEIHAANGYLINQFLSERANFRTDAYGGSLSNRLRFLREVVEAVSAVVTPDRMGVRFSPLFGTTTEERVYLGLLEDNPAETYTAAVRVLADAGIAYVSLAEADWDNAPEMPDAFRASVRDIFGGRILCAGRYDLRKAQHVLAHGWADMIGFGRKFIANPDLPARLEHGWPLNPLDPATMYGGGAHGYTDYPFHNQ, from the coding sequence ATGTCTTCGTCTTCTTTATTCGATCCTGTGCAGTTGGGCGGCCTGTCCCTTGAAAACCGGATCTTCCTGCCACCGCTGACTCGATGCCGCAGCACGCAGCCCGGGGACATCGCCAACGCGCTGATGGCCGAGTATTACGCGCAGCGCACGCAGGCGGGGTTCCTGATTACCGAAGGCACGCAGATCGAACCTCGAGGGCAGGGCTATGCCTGGACGCCGGGTATCTACTCACCTGAGCAGATCGCGGGCTGGAAACTGGTCACCGACGCGGTGCATGCAAAACAGCGGCCCATCTTTGCGCAGTTATGGCATGTCGGCCGCGTGTCCCACCGCGCCCTGCAACCCGGTCATGAAGCTCCGATCGCCCCGTCCGCGGTCGCGGCAACAGGCGTGAATGTGTTCATCCCTACGGGACCGGGCACGGGAAAACTGGTGCCTCCTGACACGCCGCGCGCACTCTCCATTCCAGAAATTCATGAACTGGTAGAGATGTATGCACAGGCGGCGCGCAATGCGCTGTCCGCCGGGTTCGATGGCGTGGAGATCCACGCCGCCAATGGCTACCTGATAAACCAGTTCCTTTCCGAACGGGCCAATTTCCGCACCGATGCTTATGGCGGCAGCCTGTCCAACCGCTTGCGCTTCCTGCGTGAGGTGGTCGAAGCCGTCTCCGCCGTGGTCACGCCGGACCGGATGGGCGTACGGTTTTCCCCGCTGTTCGGCACGACCACGGAAGAGCGTGTCTATCTCGGCCTGCTGGAAGACAATCCGGCGGAAACCTACACGGCGGCCGTGCGCGTGCTGGCGGATGCGGGCATCGCTTATGTCTCGCTCGCCGAAGCTGACTGGGACAATGCGCCCGAAATGCCGGACGCTTTCCGTGCCAGCGTGCGCGACATCTTTGGCGGACGCATTCTGTGCGCGGGCCGCTACGACCTGCGCAAAGCGCAGCATGTGCTGGCGCATGGATGGGCTGACATGATCGGCTTTGGCCGGAAGTTCATCGCCAATCCGGATCTGCCCGCGCGGCTGGAGCATGGCTGGCCGCTCAATCCGCTGGACCCGGCGACGATGTATGGCGGCGGCGCGCATGGCTACACCGACTACCCTTTTCATAATCAATAA
- a CDS encoding glutathione-independent formaldehyde dehydrogenase, protein MSPTGNRIVTFQKPLEMKVDTFKFPELITPQGKKAPHGVILKIVTTNICGSDLHIYRGSFEVPSGMTMGHEMTGEVIEVGADVEVIKKGDIVSVPFNVGCGRCYNCKHMRTDVCEHTNPDMDCGAYGFNLGGWIGGQGDYLFVPYADFNLLRFPDKDAAMEKIQDLTLLSDVLPTAFHGFAAPDWPAAPAYVVGENVLIFGAGPVGRAGAACAKLLGAGAIIVADFIQERLDLLKPHGIETINLSDGVPVEDHLERITGHRQVDRVIDYVGLDCRGFGEESDKIVQNAVTNALLKYVRCGGTTSQIGIYCPNPVSKDPKNKTGIMEMDWAASWIKSPRMAAGQSPTANYNHALMRAIMNDRMPYLSSMINTKFITLEEAPEAYKEFDAGSAFKYVIDPHGYVKR, encoded by the coding sequence ATGTCGCCCACGGGAAACAGAATCGTCACGTTCCAAAAACCTCTGGAGATGAAGGTCGATACTTTTAAGTTCCCCGAGCTCATCACTCCTCAAGGAAAGAAGGCGCCGCATGGCGTTATCCTGAAGATTGTCACTACAAACATCTGTGGTAGCGACCTGCATATCTATCGTGGCTCTTTTGAAGTCCCGAGCGGCATGACTATGGGTCACGAAATGACAGGTGAAGTTATAGAGGTTGGCGCAGACGTCGAAGTCATCAAAAAGGGCGACATCGTCTCGGTACCGTTCAATGTCGGGTGTGGACGCTGCTATAACTGCAAGCACATGCGAACAGACGTTTGTGAGCACACCAACCCTGACATGGACTGCGGCGCTTACGGCTTCAATCTGGGCGGCTGGATCGGTGGCCAGGGCGACTATCTCTTTGTTCCCTATGCGGACTTCAATCTCCTTCGGTTCCCGGATAAGGACGCCGCGATGGAGAAGATCCAGGATCTTACCCTACTGTCGGACGTTCTGCCGACGGCATTCCACGGCTTTGCGGCTCCTGACTGGCCGGCGGCGCCCGCTTATGTCGTTGGCGAAAACGTCCTGATTTTTGGGGCTGGCCCGGTGGGTCGTGCGGGTGCAGCCTGTGCAAAGCTGCTGGGTGCCGGCGCAATCATCGTTGCAGATTTCATCCAGGAGCGTCTTGATCTTCTCAAGCCCCATGGAATTGAGACAATCAATCTGTCAGACGGCGTTCCCGTCGAGGACCATCTGGAGCGGATTACCGGTCACCGTCAGGTGGACCGCGTGATCGATTACGTCGGTCTTGATTGCCGCGGGTTTGGTGAAGAATCTGACAAGATTGTCCAGAATGCCGTTACTAATGCCCTGCTGAAATATGTCCGCTGTGGTGGTACGACGAGCCAGATTGGCATTTACTGTCCTAATCCTGTTTCAAAAGACCCGAAGAACAAGACGGGTATTATGGAGATGGACTGGGCTGCGAGCTGGATCAAGTCACCACGCATGGCTGCCGGTCAGTCCCCGACGGCCAATTACAACCATGCCCTGATGCGCGCCATCATGAACGATCGCATGCCGTATCTGTCGTCCATGATCAACACGAAGTTCATCACCCTTGAAGAGGCTCCGGAAGCTTACAAAGAATTCGATGCCGGTTCTGCCTTCAAATACGT
- a CDS encoding ZIP family metal transporter, producing MLLISWIILTTAAAGIGSVWVAEMFVCLASHTKPHRAWLQQGLLSLAAGSLLSTSLIHLMPEALESRVDAQNLLFVFLIGLIFFFVLNKVELWHHAHEHSNAGHSHKNGSWSLLLGDGVHCFGDGLLIASIILTDVRLGIISAVSVFIHEVPHHIGDLIALSRENRRGMSLIKLSSAGAMTVSGGISGYFLLGSLKHWQPFLMAFAASSFVYVALSDLVPQLNQRASSRDAGTQIFWLTGGVAIVMIMSRAVR from the coding sequence ATGCTTCTGATATCATGGATTATTCTGACAACTGCGGCCGCAGGCATAGGCAGTGTCTGGGTTGCAGAAATGTTCGTTTGTCTGGCCTCTCATACGAAGCCGCATCGAGCCTGGCTTCAGCAAGGGCTGCTCAGTCTGGCTGCAGGCTCACTTCTCTCGACAAGCCTTATCCACCTAATGCCGGAGGCGTTGGAAAGTCGCGTTGACGCGCAGAATCTGCTTTTTGTCTTTTTGATCGGTCTGATCTTTTTCTTTGTCTTGAACAAAGTTGAGCTTTGGCATCACGCACATGAGCATTCCAACGCTGGCCACAGCCATAAGAATGGTAGTTGGTCACTGTTACTAGGAGATGGCGTGCACTGCTTCGGTGACGGTCTGCTCATCGCGTCTATCATTTTGACCGATGTTCGCTTGGGCATCATATCCGCAGTGTCTGTTTTTATACACGAAGTGCCCCATCACATTGGTGATCTGATCGCTCTGAGCCGTGAGAACCGGAGAGGCATGTCCCTGATCAAACTCTCATCTGCCGGGGCCATGACTGTTTCAGGGGGCATCAGTGGCTATTTTCTTCTTGGTAGCCTTAAGCACTGGCAACCATTTTTGATGGCATTTGCTGCTAGCAGCTTTGTCTATGTCGCATTGTCTGATCTGGTCCCTCAACTAAACCAGCGCGCATCGTCTAGGGACGCGGGAACTCAGATTTTCTGGCTTACGGGAGGTGTAGCGATTGTAATGATCATGAGTAGGGCTGTCCGGTAA
- a CDS encoding LysR family transcriptional regulator yields the protein MSVIIKNFEYLLSLATEAHFGRAADKCHVSQSTLSSGIKQLEEDLDIQIVRRGRRYEGLTPEGEAVLSWAKKMHQDCSGMKRELSARKKGLEGEFRVGVATSVSAVAPVLSMAISEKTPRVRQSVIVDDQSVIQSLIDTHQIDVGLLHIDALSPENYDTHLLYREGIFLFQVHQNPVARRVQWADLADLPLCLMKSALPEKAQKQLERHSGPVVTTNSLDVVAGHLKTQASAAILPQSCASRLADIPDLRVSAIDGVDAQSSVGFASIKGGLRSPLAAALQEIVHMPEVADTLECNVIMYRRFQAKKIEGTI from the coding sequence ATGAGTGTGATTATAAAAAACTTCGAGTATCTGCTTTCTCTTGCCACAGAAGCTCATTTCGGAAGGGCCGCAGATAAATGCCATGTTTCGCAATCAACACTTTCCTCTGGTATAAAGCAGTTGGAGGAAGATCTTGATATTCAGATCGTACGTCGAGGGCGCCGTTATGAGGGGCTTACGCCAGAGGGAGAAGCAGTTCTCTCATGGGCAAAAAAAATGCATCAGGACTGCAGTGGAATGAAACGCGAGCTGTCTGCTCGTAAGAAAGGCCTTGAGGGCGAATTCCGGGTAGGCGTTGCGACCAGTGTTTCTGCAGTTGCTCCCGTTCTGAGTATGGCGATCTCAGAAAAAACACCCCGCGTGCGCCAGTCCGTCATTGTAGACGACCAATCTGTCATACAGAGCCTTATCGATACCCACCAAATCGATGTTGGACTTCTCCACATCGACGCTCTTTCCCCAGAGAATTATGATACGCACTTACTGTATCGGGAAGGTATCTTCCTTTTCCAGGTGCACCAAAATCCTGTAGCCCGCAGAGTTCAATGGGCGGATCTCGCAGATCTGCCACTATGTCTGATGAAGTCAGCTTTGCCTGAGAAGGCCCAGAAGCAGCTGGAAAGACATTCAGGTCCGGTGGTTACAACCAATTCTTTGGATGTTGTGGCTGGCCACCTCAAGACCCAGGCATCTGCTGCCATATTGCCGCAATCCTGTGCCTCGCGACTTGCGGATATACCTGATCTCCGCGTGTCTGCGATTGATGGCGTAGATGCCCAATCAAGCGTTGGATTTGCATCCATTAAGGGAGGCTTGAGATCACCCCTTGCTGCTGCGCTTCAGGAAATTGTGCATATGCCTGAGGTTGCAGACACCCTGGAATGTAATGTTATAATGTACCGAAGATTCCAAGCAAAAAAAATAGAAGGCACGATCTAA
- a CDS encoding IS6 family transposase, with product MSAGSVSYKRHRFPSELIAHAVWLYFRFPLSFRLIEEMLLERGIVVSYETVRRWSLKFGVAFARSLRRKAARPGDIWHLDEVRVVIHGRPHWLWRAVDQDGYVLDEILQTRRNTKAARRLLTRLLKKQGIRPARLVTDKLGSYGAARRKLRLTVRHLSHKGLNNRAENSHLPLRKRERVMQKFRSPGGCQRFVSVFSAVRNLFVPPHSIDNALSRHIHRIRAFVQWNNATALTA from the coding sequence ATGAGTGCTGGATCTGTGAGCTACAAACGACATCGTTTTCCGAGTGAGCTGATCGCGCATGCGGTATGGCTGTATTTCCGGTTTCCCCTGAGCTTTCGTCTGATTGAGGAGATGCTGCTCGAACGCGGGATTGTCGTGTCGTATGAGACGGTCCGCCGGTGGAGCCTAAAGTTTGGAGTGGCCTTTGCCCGCTCGCTGCGCCGCAAGGCCGCCAGACCCGGGGATATCTGGCATCTCGACGAGGTCCGGGTCGTGATCCATGGCCGACCACACTGGCTGTGGCGCGCCGTCGATCAGGACGGTTACGTTCTCGACGAAATCCTGCAGACCCGAAGGAACACCAAAGCCGCAAGGCGATTGCTGACGCGGCTGCTGAAAAAGCAGGGTATCCGGCCCGCGCGCTTGGTCACCGACAAGCTAGGCTCTTACGGGGCGGCCAGACGTAAACTGAGGCTCACGGTCCGGCATCTATCCCACAAGGGCCTGAACAACAGGGCGGAGAACAGCCATCTGCCACTGCGAAAACGCGAACGGGTCATGCAGAAATTCCGCTCACCTGGGGGCTGCCAGCGCTTCGTTTCTGTGTTCTCAGCCGTCCGCAACCTCTTCGTCCCGCCCCACTCCATCGACAATGCCCTCTCCCGGCACATCCACCGGATCAGGGCTTTCGTCCAGTGGAACAACGCTACCGCGCTTACCGCCTGA
- a CDS encoding IS256 family transposase, giving the protein MKDDSTITALKQPGLIIDPLTEIARDGARRMLALALRSEVDEFLALYSEERLEDGRSRVVRHGHGPDRAIQTGIGPIEVARPKVRDRAPAGAGRERIRFSSAILPKWARRTRSLDAPLPVLYLRGVSMGDFPEALTALLGKDAPNLSPGVIARLTAGWQGEYDRWQRRDLSARRYVYIWADGVYLQARMEPVAECMLVIIGATPEGKKELLGFQVGIRESAQNWRELLVDLKARGLGIAPELAVGDGALGFWKALDEVFPGTRHQRCWFHKIGNVVNKFPKPMIPAVTAELRDIHHAETRAAARDAMTVFAEKYAAKYPAAVKCLQKDADAMLAFFDFPAEHWEHLRTSNPIESVFATVRHRTVRTKGALSQKTARLMVFTLVQAASKTWRRLQGANQLPRVIEGVIFTNGVATPDATTQNAA; this is encoded by the coding sequence ATGAAAGACGATAGCACGATTACCGCGCTGAAACAGCCTGGCCTGATTATTGATCCCCTGACCGAGATAGCGCGTGATGGGGCACGCCGGATGTTAGCCTTGGCCCTGCGCAGCGAGGTGGACGAGTTTCTCGCCCTGTATTCTGAAGAACGCCTTGAGGATGGCCGGTCGCGCGTGGTGCGGCATGGTCATGGCCCGGATCGTGCGATCCAGACGGGCATCGGACCCATCGAGGTTGCCCGTCCGAAAGTCCGGGACCGGGCACCTGCTGGCGCCGGGAGAGAACGGATCCGCTTTTCATCGGCGATCCTGCCGAAATGGGCGCGACGGACGCGCAGCCTTGATGCGCCTTTGCCTGTTCTCTACCTGCGCGGGGTGTCGATGGGGGATTTCCCCGAGGCGCTGACGGCCCTGCTGGGCAAGGACGCCCCGAACCTGTCTCCGGGCGTGATTGCCCGGCTGACCGCTGGTTGGCAGGGGGAGTATGATCGCTGGCAGCGGCGCGATCTGTCAGCCCGTCGTTATGTCTATATCTGGGCGGACGGCGTTTATCTTCAGGCCCGCATGGAGCCCGTAGCCGAATGCATGCTGGTCATCATCGGCGCGACCCCGGAAGGAAAGAAGGAGTTGCTCGGCTTTCAGGTCGGTATCCGCGAAAGCGCGCAGAACTGGCGTGAACTGCTGGTCGACCTCAAGGCGCGGGGCCTGGGCATCGCGCCTGAACTTGCGGTTGGCGACGGCGCGCTCGGGTTCTGGAAAGCCCTGGACGAGGTCTTTCCCGGCACGCGTCACCAGCGCTGCTGGTTCCACAAGATCGGCAATGTCGTGAACAAGTTTCCCAAACCCATGATCCCGGCCGTCACAGCCGAGCTGCGCGACATTCATCATGCCGAGACGCGGGCAGCAGCACGGGACGCCATGACTGTCTTCGCGGAGAAATACGCAGCCAAATATCCGGCGGCTGTGAAATGCCTGCAAAAGGATGCCGACGCCATGCTGGCCTTCTTCGATTTCCCCGCCGAACACTGGGAACACCTGCGCACATCCAACCCGATCGAGAGCGTCTTTGCCACCGTCCGGCACAGGACAGTTCGGACAAAGGGGGCGCTGTCGCAGAAAACCGCCAGGCTGATGGTTTTCACCCTCGTCCAAGCCGCATCAAAAACATGGCGACGACTTCAAGGTGCAAACCAGTTGCCTCGTGTCATTGAAGGCGTCATCTTTACAAACGGCGTCGCAACGCCCGACGCCACAACACAGAACGCCGCCTGA
- the hmpA gene encoding NO-inducible flavohemoprotein has product MSAPLDDKTRAIISATVPALKAHGTAITTEMYKRLLSTPAIRDLFNLSHQQDGEQPKALALAVLCYAEHINDLGALGGMVERIAEKHVGLNILPEHYPYVAEALLGAIGHVLGDAATPEIAEAWGKAYWFLADILIGREKQIYDEHKDAPGGWAGWRAFRVRSRRDETPTITSFELVPVDGGALFRHKAGQYLSFKLDVPGHGSQRRNYSISSEPGADHYRISVRQQDGGVVSTWLHETVKEGDMLQVANPAGDFFLDETSESPVVFLTAGVGLTPVMSMLGELAQTSVKRKIHYVHGADTEALAAFRPEIEDLASRGILAADFFYAKESVPAVSHGVAAHAGRVTTAWVKQNLDRSATYYICGPDSFMRDMVDALRTENLPAKQIRYEFFGSAADPDLVLSAA; this is encoded by the coding sequence ATGTCCGCTCCTCTCGACGACAAGACGCGCGCGATCATCTCCGCGACCGTCCCCGCGCTGAAGGCGCACGGAACGGCCATCACGACAGAAATGTACAAGCGCCTGCTCTCCACCCCGGCCATTCGCGACCTGTTCAATCTCTCCCATCAGCAGGATGGCGAACAGCCCAAGGCGCTGGCGCTGGCAGTGCTGTGCTATGCCGAACATATCAACGACCTCGGCGCGCTCGGCGGCATGGTCGAGAGAATTGCTGAGAAGCATGTCGGTCTGAACATCCTGCCCGAGCATTATCCATATGTAGCAGAGGCGCTACTCGGCGCGATCGGCCATGTTCTCGGGGATGCCGCGACGCCGGAGATCGCCGAGGCGTGGGGCAAAGCCTACTGGTTTCTGGCGGATATCCTTATCGGCCGTGAGAAGCAGATTTACGACGAGCATAAGGACGCACCGGGAGGTTGGGCCGGATGGCGCGCTTTTCGCGTTCGCTCACGTCGCGACGAGACTCCGACAATCACCTCGTTCGAACTGGTTCCCGTCGACGGCGGCGCGCTCTTTCGCCATAAGGCGGGACAGTATCTCAGCTTCAAGCTGGATGTTCCCGGTCATGGCTCTCAGCGCCGGAATTACAGCATTTCCTCGGAACCCGGCGCGGATCATTACCGCATTAGCGTGCGACAACAGGATGGCGGCGTCGTCTCGACATGGTTGCATGAGACGGTGAAGGAGGGAGACATGCTCCAGGTTGCCAATCCCGCCGGTGATTTCTTCCTCGACGAGACAAGTGAATCTCCTGTCGTGTTCCTGACGGCCGGTGTTGGTCTTACGCCCGTGATGTCGATGCTCGGCGAGCTGGCGCAGACATCCGTGAAGCGGAAGATTCACTACGTTCACGGCGCGGATACCGAGGCGTTGGCAGCTTTCCGTCCGGAAATCGAAGACCTTGCCAGCCGAGGTATTCTGGCGGCGGATTTCTTCTATGCGAAAGAGAGCGTGCCCGCTGTCAGTCATGGTGTTGCCGCCCACGCTGGGCGTGTCACGACCGCTTGGGTAAAGCAGAACCTCGACCGTTCCGCGACCTATTACATCTGCGGGCCGGATTCCTTCATGAGAGATATGGTCGACGCGCTACGGACCGAGAATCTGCCGGCGAAGCAGATCCGTTACGAGTTCTTCGGCTCCGCCGCCGACCCCGATCTGGTTCTCTCCGCAGCCTGA
- a CDS encoding winged helix-turn-helix transcriptional regulator, with amino-acid sequence MPRIRHTTLACSPGCTVEATLELFGGKWKALILYHLFEDGVLRFGELRRRLPNVTQRMLTNQLRELEADGLVSRTVFPEVPPHVKYALTDLGKTLKPVIQALKTWGDRYAHSVQRNKTGERD; translated from the coding sequence ATGCCCCGCATTCGTCACACCACGCTGGCCTGTAGCCCCGGTTGCACGGTGGAAGCCACGCTCGAACTGTTTGGGGGCAAGTGGAAGGCGTTGATTCTGTATCACCTGTTCGAGGACGGGGTGCTGCGGTTTGGCGAACTGCGCCGCCGCCTGCCCAATGTCACACAGCGGATGCTGACCAACCAGTTGCGCGAACTCGAAGCCGATGGGCTGGTCTCACGCACCGTCTTCCCCGAGGTGCCCCCGCATGTGAAATATGCCCTGACTGATCTGGGCAAAACTCTGAAACCAGTTATTCAGGCACTTAAAACATGGGGAGATCGGTATGCGCATTCTGTTCAGCGGAACAAAACTGGTGAGCGAGATTGA
- a CDS encoding IS6 family transposase gives MSAGSVSYKRHRFPSELIAHAVWLYFRFPLSFRLIEEMLLERGIVVSYETVRRWSLKFGVAFARSLRRKAARPGDIWHLDEVRVVIHGRPHWLWRAVDQDGYVLDEILQTRRNTKAARRLLTRLLKKQGIRPARLVTDKLGSYGAARRKLRLTVRHLSHKGLNNRAENSHLPLRKRERVMQKFRSPGGCQRFVSVFSAVRNLFVPPHSIDNALSRHIHRIRAFVQWDNATALTAWMRQHREELNKPKLM, from the coding sequence ATGAGTGCTGGATCTGTGAGCTACAAACGACATCGTTTTCCGAGTGAGCTGATCGCGCATGCGGTATGGCTGTATTTCCGGTTTCCCCTGAGCTTTCGTCTGATTGAGGAGATGCTGCTCGAACGCGGGATTGTCGTGTCGTATGAGACGGTCCGCCGGTGGAGCCTAAAGTTTGGAGTGGCCTTTGCCCGCTCGCTGCGCCGCAAGGCCGCCAGACCCGGGGATATCTGGCATCTCGACGAGGTCCGGGTCGTGATCCATGGCCGACCACACTGGCTGTGGCGCGCCGTCGATCAGGACGGTTACGTTCTCGACGAAATCCTGCAGACCCGAAGGAACACCAAAGCCGCAAGGCGATTGCTGACGCGGCTGCTGAAAAAGCAGGGTATCCGGCCCGCGCGCTTGGTCACCGACAAGCTGGGCTCTTACGGGGCGGCCAGACGTAAACTGAGGCTCACGGTCCGGCATCTATCCCACAAGGGCCTGAACAACAGGGCGGAGAACAGCCATCTGCCACTGCGAAAACGCGAACGGGTCATGCAGAAATTCCGCTCACCTGGGGGCTGCCAGCGCTTCGTTTCTGTGTTCTCAGCCGTCCGCAACCTCTTCGTCCCGCCCCACTCTATCGACAATGCCCTCTCCCGGCACATCCACCGGATCAGGGCTTTCGTCCAGTGGGACAACGCTACCGCGCTTACCGCCTGGATGCGTCAACACCGAGAGGAGCTCAACAAACCAAAGTTAATGTGA